In Salmonella enterica subsp. enterica serovar Typhimurium str. LT2, a single window of DNA contains:
- a CDS encoding putative oxidoreductase (similar to E. coli putative oxidoreductase (AAC73407.1); Blastp hit to AAC73407.1 (450 aa), 74% identity in aa 10 - 450) produces MTQYQALIIGFGKAGKTLAATLAKTGWRVAIIEQSASMFGGTCINIGCIPTKTLVHDAEREGDFSVAMQRKAAVVNFLRDKNFHNLADLDNVDVIEGRAEFIDNHTLRVFQADGERVLRGEKIFINTGAESVIPAITGLTTTAGVFDSTGLLSLSQRPARLGILGGGYIGLEFASMFANFGTKVTIFEAAPQFLPREDRDIAQAITRILQEKGVELILNANVQAVSSKEGAVQVETPEGAHLVDALLVASGRKPATAGLQLQNAGVAVNERGGIIVDDYLRTTADNIWAMGDVTGGLQFTYISLDDFRIVRDGLLGDGKRSTRDRQNVPYSVFMTPPLSRVGLTEEQARASGATVQVVTLPVAAIPRARVMNDTRGVLKAVVDVNTQRIVGVSLLCVDSHEMINIVKTVMDADLPYTVLRDQIFTHPTMSESLNDLFSLIK; encoded by the coding sequence ATGACACAGTATCAGGCGCTCATTATTGGTTTTGGCAAGGCAGGAAAAACGTTGGCGGCAACTCTGGCGAAGACGGGATGGCGCGTGGCGATTATCGAACAGTCCGCCAGTATGTTCGGCGGAACCTGCATCAACATTGGCTGTATTCCAACGAAAACGCTGGTGCATGATGCGGAACGTGAGGGCGATTTTTCTGTCGCCATGCAACGTAAAGCGGCGGTCGTAAATTTTTTACGCGACAAAAATTTTCATAATCTTGCCGACCTGGACAATGTCGATGTGATTGAGGGAAGGGCGGAGTTTATTGATAACCATACCTTACGGGTATTTCAGGCGGACGGCGAGCGGGTGTTACGGGGAGAAAAGATCTTTATTAATACTGGCGCAGAGTCGGTGATCCCGGCTATTACGGGCTTAACAACGACGGCAGGGGTGTTCGATAGCACCGGGCTACTCAGCCTGAGCCAGCGTCCGGCGCGGCTGGGGATTTTAGGCGGTGGTTATATTGGCCTTGAATTTGCCTCAATGTTCGCCAACTTTGGTACGAAGGTCACTATCTTTGAAGCAGCGCCGCAATTCCTGCCTCGTGAAGATCGGGATATCGCGCAGGCAATTACCCGTATTTTACAGGAAAAGGGCGTCGAGCTGATTTTAAACGCCAACGTACAGGCCGTATCCTCAAAGGAGGGCGCGGTACAAGTAGAAACGCCGGAAGGCGCGCATCTTGTGGATGCCCTGCTGGTGGCGTCGGGGCGAAAACCGGCGACGGCTGGCTTACAGTTGCAGAACGCCGGCGTGGCGGTGAACGAACGCGGCGGGATTATCGTGGATGATTACCTGCGTACCACGGCGGACAATATCTGGGCGATGGGCGACGTTACCGGTGGGTTGCAGTTTACCTATATTTCACTGGATGATTTTCGTATTGTACGCGACGGGTTATTGGGAGATGGCAAACGCAGTACCCGCGATCGCCAGAATGTTCCGTATTCCGTCTTTATGACGCCGCCGCTCTCTCGTGTCGGGCTGACGGAAGAACAAGCGCGGGCAAGCGGCGCAACGGTGCAGGTGGTGACATTACCGGTGGCGGCGATCCCTCGCGCCCGTGTTATGAACGATACTCGTGGCGTACTAAAAGCGGTAGTGGACGTGAATACGCAGCGTATTGTAGGGGTGTCATTGTTATGCGTCGATTCTCATGAAATGATTAATATCGTTAAAACCGTTATGGATGCAGATTTACCTTATACGGTGTTACGCGACCAGATATTTACCCATCCTACAATGAGTGAGTCTTTAAACGATCTCTTCTCTCTCATTAAGTAA
- a CDS encoding putative periplasmic protein (similar to E. coli orf, hypothetical protein (AAC73406.1); Blastp hit to AAC73406.1 (83 aa), 53% identity in aa 6 - 83), with the protein MLKVTTLIASLLAAPLAFSASAQPLTDVEYISVSAVSATPSMLEDAIARLAQSKQASSWKITSMRIDNTGYATAILYK; encoded by the coding sequence ATGTTAAAAGTTACCACACTTATTGCTTCATTATTGGCTGCGCCGCTGGCGTTTTCCGCTTCCGCCCAGCCGCTAACCGACGTTGAATATATCAGCGTTTCTGCGGTGTCAGCAACGCCGTCAATGCTTGAAGATGCTATTGCCAGACTGGCGCAAAGTAAACAGGCGTCGTCATGGAAAATTACGTCAATGCGTATTGATAATACGGGTTACGCCACTGCGATATTATATAAATAA
- a CDS encoding putative inner membrane protein (similar to E. coli orf, hypothetical protein (AAC73404.1); Blastp hit to AAC73404.1 (200 aa), 84% identity in aa 4 - 188) gives MDKYLRLLSQGDRLGLTLIRLSIAIVFIWIGLLKFVPYEADSITPFVANSPFMSFFYEHPEEYRQHLTHEGELKPEERAWQTANNTYAFSDGLGVVELIIAALVLANPVSRWLGLAGGVLAFLTPFVTLSFLITTPEVWVMPLGDAHYGFPYLSGAGRLVLKDTLMLAGAVMIMADSARSLLLQRQ, from the coding sequence ATGGATAAATATCTTCGTCTGTTAAGTCAGGGGGATCGGCTGGGGTTAACATTAATTCGCCTGAGTATCGCCATCGTTTTTATCTGGATTGGACTACTAAAATTTGTGCCCTATGAGGCAGACAGTATTACCCCGTTTGTGGCGAACAGCCCGTTTATGTCTTTTTTCTATGAACATCCGGAAGAATATCGTCAGCATCTGACTCATGAGGGCGAACTAAAACCGGAGGAACGCGCCTGGCAAACCGCCAATAATACGTATGCGTTTTCGGATGGTCTGGGCGTGGTGGAATTGATTATCGCGGCGCTGGTACTGGCTAACCCTGTCAGCCGTTGGTTAGGGCTGGCGGGCGGCGTGCTGGCATTCCTGACGCCATTTGTCACGCTGTCGTTTTTAATCACCACGCCGGAGGTCTGGGTTATGCCGCTGGGCGATGCGCATTATGGTTTTCCGTATTTATCGGGCGCCGGGCGGCTGGTATTAAAAGATACGTTAATGCTGGCAGGTGCGGTGATGATCATGGCGGACTCCGCCCGTTCGTTACTTTTACAGCGACAGTAG